A single window of Vidua chalybeata isolate OUT-0048 chromosome 7, bVidCha1 merged haplotype, whole genome shotgun sequence DNA harbors:
- the CERKL gene encoding ceramide kinase-like protein isoform X3 — translation MKDVFSVKLKRRRFAGQKKGFQTRPKSLKVFVNPSSHKREATNIYYEKVAPLFKLAGIKTDVTVTEYEGHALSVLKECELQAFDGVVCVGGDGSVSEVAHGLLLRAQIDAGKDTEYVSKPVRAPVPLGVIPAGTTNILAHTLYGIKHTVTATLHIVMGHIQAVDVCTFSTPSKLLRFGFSAMFGFGARTLALAEKHRWMPSSQRKDFAFIKTLADLKPEECELSFLPLQILQEDTHEKDRKKKERAEKGSKDQWQKIQGHFLNVSIMAIPCLCSMAPRGLAPNTRLNNGSMALIVVQNTSRTEFIKHLKRYSSAKNQFNFPFVETYTVREVKVQPRLKSGPDSKESMCLNAEGNYPWNIDGDLMREASEVHVRVHPQLIDLYGVNTDELESSQVTCNCI, via the exons gtTTTCAAACCAGACCTAAATCCTTGAAAGTGTTTGTTAATCCAAGCAGCCACAAAAGAGAAGCTACTAACATTTATTATGAAAAAGTTGCACCTCTTTTTAAACTTGCTGGCATAAAAACTGATGTCACAG TAACTGAATATGAAGGACATGCTCTCTCAGTGCTTAAAGAATGTGAACTGCAGGCATTTGATGG GGTAGTTTGTGTTGGTGGAGATGGATCTGTCAGTGAAGTTGCTCATGGGCTACTGCTTAGAGCCCAGATAGATGCTGGGAAAGACACAGAATATGTATCCAAGCCTGTCAGAGCACCGGTTCCTCTTGGAGTAATACCAGCAG GTACTACAAATATTTTGGCCCATACACTCTATGGTATTAAACACACAGTGACAGCGACATTGCACATTGTAATgg GACACATTCAAGCAGTAGATGTGTGTACTTTCAGCACTCCAAGCAAGCTGCTGCGCTTTGGGTTCTCAGCCATGTTTGGGTTTGGGGCGAGGACGCTGGCTTTGGCAGAGAAGCACCGCTGGATGCCCTCCAGCCAGAGGAAGGATTTTGCTTTCATCAAAACCCTGGCAGATCTCAA GCCAGAGGAATGTGAATTATCATTTCTCCCTCTACAAATTCTGCAGGAGGACACTCATGAGAAGGACAG aaagaagaaagagagagcGGAAAAAG GTAGCAAGGATCAATGGCAGAAAATTCAGGGTCACTTCCTGAATGTGAGCATTATGGCAATCCCTTGTCTGTGTTCAATGGCACCAAGAGGCTTGGCACCTAATACAAG GTTGAACAATGGAAGCATGGCTCTTATTGTTGTACAAAATACTTCTCGAACAGAGTTTATAAAGCATCTGAAGAGATACAGCAGTGCAAAAAATCAG TTCAATTTTCCCTTTGTGGAGACCTACACAGTTCGAGAAGTAAAAGTACAACCAAGGCTTAAAAGTGGACCTGATTCCAAGGAAAGTATGTGTCTGAATGCAGAAGGAAACTACCCTTGGAATATAGATGGAGACTTAATGAGGGAAGCATCAGAAGTTCATGTTCG GGTGCATCCTCAACTTATTGATCTTTATGGAGTGAACACTGATGAACTGGAGAGTTCCCAAGTGACGTGCAACTGCATATAG